The stretch of DNA ATGACATAGTGGAAGCAGTTTTGTTTCCACTGAGGAAGTTAGAGGGGACTGAACTGGGCTTGGAAAAAAAAACTTCAATCAAATAATAGGCAGCATAGGAGGGGGGCTTATAGAGAACATAAAAAACGCAAAGGTAATGCTTTTGCCTTACTGTGCCAAGCCCCGTTGGTGCGACTACAGACATTTGGATGACTGCGGAGAGTGCGGAGGATGCACCGTCGGAGATGCCTACAGGCTTGCCTATCAAAAGGGCATGATCCCAATTACCATAACTTCCTTTGAACTTCTGAGGGACACACTCAAGTGGTGTGCAGAGAACGGATACACTTACATAGGCCACTGCTGTTATGAGTTTTACGAAAAACGATACGAGATCTTCCAAAAGGCAAGCAAAGAGGGGGCAAAAGGGGTGCTCTTTGACATTGTGGGGACAACATGCTACAGCTTGGGAGTGGAGGAAGAGGAAAGGGCATATCACGGAGAATTTACCGTAGAGCTGGACCTGATAAAGGATGCCTTGGAAAGATCTTTGGCTATAAAGGAGGATCTGTCCCAAGTTCAAAGGAGGGAGAGCCAAAAATTTGATTTTTCCCCTTACTTTTCCGATTTTGTCCCACCCTACTACAAAAAGCCCAAAGCGGTTCCCTCACCCCAAGAAGACAGGACACGGACTGCGGTCCAAAAGGAAGTATTCTTAGGGGAAGCTACCATAAGTGGTAAGGCTGTTAGCTACATAGAGGCCTTTGAAGAGCTGGCAGAGTGGATAGAAAAGTCTCAAAGCCCCACCTTGGTGGTAGGACCCCTGCTCTTTTGGGACTGGCAAGAAGAGGAGCTAAGAAGAAAAGCTCAGGCGGTAAAAAAGCTCATCCAAAAGGTCAAAAAGCTTCAGGTAAAGGTCCTTCCAGATTATAGGCCCAAGCTAAAAAAGTACGATCCTTCTTTGGAGATGGACCCACCAAACCCCCACGAAACAGTCCTTTACGACAAAAACGATCTTACCATACTCATAGGAGTGCATTGCTACAGGACAGATTTTGTGATAAGACTTCTCAAAAAATACACGCCTACAAAAGTAGTAGCCCTCTGTGGCCTTTACGGACACCCAGAAGCAGACCTCTCCACAAGCTTTACAGATGAAGACAAGCTTAATAAACTATTAGACCTGTTGTGAAGTATATGGAAATTTTAAACAAATTCCCTTTACCCCTTTTGCTCATAGACCAAGATTACAACGTTGTTTGGATGAATGAAGAAGCCAAGCGGTTATATCCAAACCGCTGTGAAAAGTGCCACAAACTAACCCATAACTCAGAACTACCCTGCTTTGTTTACACCGAGCATCCGTGCCCTGTAAAGGAAATGAAAGATAAGGGAGTTGATAAATATGCTGTTGTCCATAGACACGTTGTGGAAGGCAGAGAGTCTTTGGTGCTCGTGATGGCTCAGCGCACTTCGGACAATCTGTTCTTAGAGCTACATTTGCCTTTGGATAAAGTTTTAACCGCTTTTGAAGTTGGAAAGCTAAGGCCGGAGCTTTTGATAAACTCTGGACCTTTGGCGTTTTTTGTATGGCAA from Thermocrinis sp. encodes:
- a CDS encoding carbon monoxide dehydrogenase beta subunit family protein — its product is MLLPYCAKPRWCDYRHLDDCGECGGCTVGDAYRLAYQKGMIPITITSFELLRDTLKWCAENGYTYIGHCCYEFYEKRYEIFQKASKEGAKGVLFDIVGTTCYSLGVEEEERAYHGEFTVELDLIKDALERSLAIKEDLSQVQRRESQKFDFSPYFSDFVPPYYKKPKAVPSPQEDRTRTAVQKEVFLGEATISGKAVSYIEAFEELAEWIEKSQSPTLVVGPLLFWDWQEEELRRKAQAVKKLIQKVKKLQVKVLPDYRPKLKKYDPSLEMDPPNPHETVLYDKNDLTILIGVHCYRTDFVIRLLKKYTPTKVVALCGLYGHPEADLSTSFTDEDKLNKLLDLL
- a CDS encoding PAS domain-containing protein — protein: MEILNKFPLPLLLIDQDYNVVWMNEEAKRLYPNRCEKCHKLTHNSELPCFVYTEHPCPVKEMKDKGVDKYAVVHRHVVEGRESLVLVMAQRTSDNLFLELHLPLDKVLTAFEVGKLRPELLINSGPLAFFVWQNKEGWPVKSVSKSVYELTEYTQEEFLSGVIDYAKLIHSEDLQRVSEEVRLNTESKSDYWTHQPYRIITKSGKVKWVLDHTVSIKDNSGNYLRILRKGTTLSHPCGR